The following proteins come from a genomic window of Acidimicrobiia bacterium:
- the recA gene encoding recombinase RecA produces the protein MDSNQALDMALGQIDKQFGKGAIMKLGDRGHVGVASISTGALSLDIALGIGGLPRGRVIEMFGPESSGKSTLAMHVVAEAQRNGGTCAYIDAEHALDPVYAAKIGINVDELLISQPDTGEQGLEIADMLVRSGALDVIVVDSVAALVPRAEIEGDMGDSHMGLQARLMSQALRKLTANLNKSNTIMIFINQLREKIGVMFGSNETTPGGRALKFYSSVRLDIRRIESIKDGTDIVGNRVRVKVVKNKIAAPFKQAEFDIMYGEGISREGNLLDVAVEKEIIKKAGAWFTYEGEQLGQGRENAKQYLKDNVDLVFEIDALVRAACEIEPDADKTESELAKNSEATPIMKTGKTKKARDAAAAKAEADAKEAEEAKAPAGTVPAGTKSKSLIDEKSKAANKK, from the coding sequence ATGGATTCAAATCAAGCACTAGATATGGCCCTTGGTCAGATAGATAAACAATTCGGTAAAGGCGCAATTATGAAATTGGGCGACCGAGGTCACGTTGGTGTTGCATCAATTTCGACTGGAGCATTATCGCTCGATATTGCATTGGGAATAGGTGGTCTTCCTCGAGGACGCGTCATTGAAATGTTTGGTCCTGAATCTTCTGGTAAATCAACCCTTGCTATGCACGTAGTTGCAGAAGCTCAACGCAATGGTGGAACATGTGCATATATTGATGCAGAGCATGCTCTTGATCCAGTTTATGCTGCAAAAATTGGAATCAATGTTGATGAACTTTTAATTTCACAACCAGACACTGGTGAGCAAGGTTTAGAAATCGCCGATATGCTGGTGCGCTCTGGAGCACTTGATGTCATTGTTGTCGACTCTGTTGCTGCTTTAGTTCCTCGAGCTGAAATTGAAGGCGACATGGGTGATTCACATATGGGACTTCAAGCTCGCCTGATGTCACAAGCACTTCGTAAGCTTACAGCCAACCTAAATAAATCAAATACAATAATGATTTTCATTAACCAATTGAGAGAAAAAATTGGTGTTATGTTTGGTTCAAATGAGACTACACCTGGTGGTCGTGCTTTGAAATTCTATTCTTCTGTACGTCTAGATATTCGACGTATCGAATCTATAAAAGATGGTACCGACATTGTTGGTAACCGTGTACGTGTGAAAGTGGTTAAAAACAAAATTGCTGCACCATTTAAACAAGCAGAATTCGACATTATGTATGGTGAAGGAATCTCGCGTGAAGGGAACCTACTTGACGTCGCAGTTGAAAAAGAAATTATCAAAAAGGCAGGAGCCTGGTTTACTTACGAAGGCGAACAACTTGGTCAAGGACGCGAAAATGCTAAACAATATCTTAAGGATAACGTAGATCTGGTTTTTGAAATTGATGCACTTGTACGTGCAGCATGTGAGATTGAACCAGATGCAGACAAAACTGAATCTGAACTAGCAAAAAATTCTGAAGCGACACCTATTATGAAAACAGGTAAAACTAAGAAAGCTAGAGATGCAGCAGCAGCAAAAGCAGAAGCTGACGCAAAAGAGGCAGAAGAAGCCAAAGCTCCAGCAGGGACAGTACCTGCAGGAACTAAATCTAAGAGCCTGATAGATGAAAAGTCTAAAGCTGCTAATAAAAAATAG